One Leptolyngbya ohadii IS1 genomic window carries:
- a CDS encoding CHAT domain-containing protein, with amino-acid sequence MGKRYRRYILLGVLATLLVIAPILLSSTRASIAQTPPTQISTSQSLEQQGKAFYDAGQFTEAVSTLQQASQQYAAQNDFLRQSIVLGNLALAYQQLSQWTEAAAAIDRSLALLTQLQNDTSNSSESQRLRVLAQVLDTQGTLSLARGRAEQALETWERSAVIHEQVGNQTGQIRSQINQAQALQTIGLYRRAADLLTALRPQLQALPDSTLKAAGLRSLGDALAIVDSLADARNTLEESLTIAQRINDSESIAAAWLSLGNLSRTDGEWEKALEFYKQAATVSSLTGTQAQINRLSLLIDQQQWTDIAPLLPQINAQLDRAPLPAALRDRLLQNRSTLYAQINYAQSLIHLAASPTFLPAPSLLQEAEQRMEMARQQAEAIGDRQAESYAAGTLGRVYEISQQASNSAGGEGLRRAEAFTQQALQLSQSIRQNEISYRWQWQLGRIYQSEQQTQKAIDAYQTAYETLRGLRQDVVTTNRNYQLAFQQESEAPLYREYIELLLAPDKPSQTNLDQARKVATSLQVAELENFLRRPCIPTNLEQVDRTVDRVAATTAVIYPIVLSDRLEVIVKLPQEAELAYFDSDVSLERLQEVTRELQIDLEEEYTFDAIKTNAKLLYEWIIKPVRQQLKDKNVDMLVFALDGFLRSIPMSVLHDGTQYLIENYAIAVTPGLDLPSPSPIDRKHLKVLAVGLTDPPKNLIVNSVDVSANFAKLNNVNLEIDSIAAAGVSVTAIRDQDFTGGKFNQRINESRFPIVHMATHGQFSSDAKNTFLLTANGVIGVDQLSDLFKTRTEIRSDAIELLVLNACETAAGDPLAALGIAGAAFRAGARSVLASLWTLDDTSSAELTRRFYQQFTQSPITKAQALRQAQLDLLSNPQFEHPRYWATYVLVGNWL; translated from the coding sequence ATGGGAAAACGTTACAGACGATATATTCTGCTCGGTGTATTGGCAACCCTTCTGGTGATTGCCCCAATTTTGCTGAGTTCAACCAGGGCATCGATCGCCCAAACGCCCCCCACCCAAATCAGCACGTCCCAATCTCTAGAACAACAGGGCAAAGCCTTCTACGATGCGGGACAGTTTACCGAAGCAGTTTCAACTCTGCAACAGGCAAGCCAGCAGTATGCAGCGCAAAACGATTTTCTCCGACAGTCGATCGTCCTGGGAAACCTTGCCCTCGCCTATCAGCAGTTAAGCCAGTGGACAGAGGCAGCAGCGGCGATCGATCGCAGTCTTGCCCTCCTTACGCAGTTACAAAACGACACAAGCAATTCCTCCGAAAGTCAGCGGCTCCGGGTGCTTGCCCAGGTGCTGGATACGCAGGGAACGCTTTCTCTGGCGCGAGGACGGGCAGAACAGGCACTAGAAACCTGGGAACGGTCTGCTGTGATCCATGAACAGGTAGGCAACCAGACGGGACAGATTCGCAGCCAGATTAATCAGGCTCAGGCACTTCAAACGATCGGGCTGTATCGTCGCGCAGCGGATTTGCTGACCGCCCTGCGTCCCCAGCTGCAAGCGTTGCCGGATTCCACCCTCAAAGCTGCCGGACTGCGAAGCCTGGGGGATGCTCTGGCAATTGTAGATAGTTTGGCGGATGCACGAAATACCCTGGAGGAAAGCCTGACGATCGCCCAACGAATTAATGATTCTGAATCGATCGCGGCGGCTTGGCTTAGTCTCGGCAATCTCAGTCGAACGGACGGGGAATGGGAAAAGGCGCTGGAGTTTTACAAGCAAGCGGCAACCGTTTCCAGCCTGACCGGAACCCAGGCACAGATTAACCGCCTCAGTCTGTTGATCGACCAGCAGCAATGGACAGACATTGCTCCCCTTCTGCCCCAGATTAACGCCCAGCTCGATCGGGCACCGTTGCCCGCAGCCCTGCGGGATCGCCTGCTCCAGAATCGATCGACCCTCTACGCCCAAATCAACTACGCCCAGAGTTTGATTCACCTTGCTGCCAGTCCCACTTTCCTTCCGGCTCCGTCCCTATTACAAGAAGCAGAACAGCGGATGGAAATGGCTCGTCAGCAGGCAGAGGCGATCGGCGATCGGCAGGCAGAATCCTATGCGGCAGGCACATTGGGCAGGGTGTACGAAATCAGTCAGCAGGCGTCCAATTCCGCTGGAGGAGAGGGGCTTCGCAGAGCTGAGGCATTCACTCAACAGGCACTTCAGCTTTCCCAATCGATTCGGCAAAACGAAATCAGCTATCGCTGGCAGTGGCAGCTTGGGCGCATTTATCAGTCCGAACAGCAGACTCAAAAAGCGATCGACGCCTATCAAACCGCCTATGAAACTCTGCGGGGGCTGCGTCAGGATGTGGTCACGACGAATCGCAATTACCAGCTTGCCTTTCAGCAGGAATCCGAAGCGCCGCTTTACCGGGAGTATATTGAACTGCTGCTGGCTCCAGACAAACCGAGTCAGACCAACCTTGATCAGGCGCGAAAAGTGGCAACCTCGCTCCAGGTGGCAGAACTGGAAAACTTCCTGCGCCGACCCTGTATTCCCACCAATCTCGAACAGGTCGATAGGACGGTCGATCGCGTTGCGGCAACCACAGCCGTCATTTATCCGATCGTCCTCAGCGATCGTTTAGAAGTTATCGTTAAATTGCCCCAGGAAGCAGAACTGGCGTATTTTGACAGCGATGTTTCACTGGAAAGGCTTCAGGAAGTTACAAGAGAACTTCAGATTGACTTAGAAGAAGAATATACGTTTGATGCCATTAAAACAAATGCGAAACTGCTGTATGAATGGATTATTAAACCTGTACGGCAACAATTAAAAGATAAAAATGTAGACATGCTGGTATTCGCGTTAGATGGGTTTCTGCGAAGTATTCCGATGAGTGTGCTACACGACGGCACTCAATATTTAATTGAAAATTATGCGATCGCCGTAACGCCAGGACTAGATTTACCCTCTCCCAGTCCAATCGATCGCAAACATCTTAAGGTTCTGGCAGTGGGATTGACCGATCCGCCCAAGAATCTGATCGTGAATTCGGTGGATGTGAGCGCGAACTTTGCGAAGCTGAACAACGTCAATCTGGAAATTGATTCGATCGCCGCAGCGGGAGTTTCAGTTACAGCAATCCGGGATCAGGACTTCACAGGCGGCAAATTTAATCAGAGAATCAATGAATCCCGTTTCCCGATCGTCCACATGGCGACCCACGGACAGTTTAGCTCCGATGCAAAAAATACCTTCCTCCTTACCGCAAATGGCGTGATTGGCGTGGATCAGTTAAGTGACCTGTTTAAGACCCGCACCGAGATTCGATCGGATGCGATCGAGCTACTGGTATTGAATGCCTGTGAAACGGCGGCGGGCGACCCGCTTGCGGCACTGGGAATTGCAGGGGCAGCGTTTCGGGCAGGGGCAAGGAGTGTGCTGGCATCCCTTTGGACATTGGATGATACGTCTAGCGCCGAGCTAACCCGCAGATTCTATCAGCAGTTCACCCAATCCCCGATCACCAAGGCACAAGCCCTGCGTCAGGCACAGCTCGATTTACTGTCCAACCCCCAGTTTGAACATCCCCGCTATTGGGCAACCTATGTGCTAGTGGGGAACTGGCTATGA
- a CDS encoding calcium-binding protein yields MSTSDNRLSGIQSSRKFNLGILTKRSWSDRVGGTDREDLRRFELKQSSQLSVDLSGNITFKLYTLADRWKEQEREVLKKIGNRDFKLIPRKIRNTYLRPVTPAEYSNLQPSVYFSSVLPRRGNVPYRITLSASPVPPAPLPPTPPSDTQAPTATLNPIPLPPGGATLEFSVTYSDDRSLNPTTFDDNDIVVIAPNNSTLQATRKTVNDSTVTYSIIAPGGTWDSVDNGIYTVNLQTGQVSDTGGNFAAAATLDRFQVNIGSSQAQGVNIAIRNTPAPGSARYYEFDFSRLQEEGGVFRGALVKSILGGSSITYSKSDSPLTLADGTTIRPGDLISFRQGNSIIYRGILVSGEPKVLYVGFRVTSPASSNSLEPLREAALVGQVEIRSAENTSLPSLRNNPSLDTYLFSQLPFYSLSSEAISYSLVEAAPVNNVLGNSRDNTIIGNSSSNELAGLEGNDRLEGGAGNDRLYGGLGNDVLLGGSGNDVLVGFANNSDDPAMQGTGEIDLLIGGAGNDTFALKVRYPPGIATYVETSGDGYALIQDLQPGDKIELEQFNSSFPLEIVPGVNAGVGSSAKPDTEIYLVRSGIRNRIAIIQDVTIETLSSDYFI; encoded by the coding sequence ATGTCAACTTCGGATAATCGTCTCAGTGGGATCCAGAGTTCACGGAAATTCAACCTCGGTATTTTGACAAAGCGTAGCTGGAGCGATCGGGTCGGCGGTACAGACCGTGAGGATCTGCGACGCTTTGAATTAAAGCAATCTAGCCAATTGAGCGTTGACCTTTCAGGCAATATAACGTTTAAACTTTACACACTTGCAGATCGTTGGAAGGAGCAGGAGAGGGAAGTCCTTAAAAAAATCGGTAATCGAGATTTCAAACTTATTCCTAGAAAGATACGCAATACTTACCTGCGTCCTGTTACTCCTGCTGAGTACAGTAACCTACAACCGAGCGTTTACTTTTCCTCTGTCTTACCACGACGGGGGAACGTTCCTTACCGGATCACGCTTAGCGCTAGTCCAGTTCCTCCAGCACCGCTTCCTCCAACGCCACCCAGTGATACTCAGGCTCCAACAGCGACACTAAATCCCATTCCCCTACCTCCTGGGGGTGCAACGCTTGAATTCTCTGTTACTTATTCTGACGATCGCAGTCTTAACCCAACAACTTTTGATGACAACGATATTGTCGTCATCGCCCCAAACAATTCAACGCTTCAGGCAACACGTAAAACCGTAAATGACAGCACCGTAACTTACAGCATCATTGCACCAGGCGGCACCTGGGATAGCGTAGACAATGGCATTTATACCGTTAATCTACAGACTGGTCAGGTAAGCGATACGGGTGGTAATTTTGCGGCAGCGGCTACGTTAGACAGGTTTCAGGTCAACATTGGCTCTTCTCAAGCGCAGGGAGTCAACATTGCAATCAGGAATACTCCCGCTCCCGGTTCCGCCCGGTACTATGAGTTCGATTTTTCACGCCTTCAAGAGGAAGGTGGAGTATTTAGGGGTGCTTTGGTGAAGTCTATTTTGGGAGGTTCAAGCATAACTTACTCTAAATCTGACAGTCCGTTGACCCTAGCTGATGGTACAACCATTCGACCAGGCGATTTAATCTCTTTCAGGCAGGGAAATTCCATTATATACCGGGGCATACTTGTGAGTGGGGAACCGAAAGTTCTGTACGTCGGCTTCAGAGTCACTTCGCCTGCTAGTTCTAATTCGTTAGAACCACTTAGAGAAGCAGCTTTAGTAGGACAAGTTGAGATACGTTCTGCTGAAAATACTTCTCTTCCAAGCCTTAGAAATAACCCATCATTGGATACTTATCTTTTCAGTCAATTGCCCTTCTACAGTCTCAGCTCAGAGGCAATAAGTTACTCCCTAGTAGAGGCGGCACCCGTTAACAACGTTTTAGGTAATTCCAGAGATAATACAATCATTGGCAATTCTTCGAGTAATGAGTTAGCAGGGTTGGAAGGAAACGATCGACTGGAGGGTGGGGCAGGAAATGACCGCCTGTATGGTGGTTTAGGAAACGATGTCCTACTGGGAGGGTCGGGCAATGATGTACTAGTGGGGTTTGCTAACAATAGTGATGATCCTGCTATGCAAGGCACAGGCGAAATTGATTTGTTGATTGGTGGTGCTGGTAACGATACTTTTGCCTTAAAAGTACGTTATCCCCCTGGCATTGCTACTTATGTAGAAACGTCAGGCGATGGATATGCGCTCATTCAGGACTTACAGCCTGGCGATAAGATTGAGCTAGAGCAATTTAATTCCTCCTTTCCATTAGAGATAGTTCCCGGAGTAAATGCAGGGGTAGGAAGCTCCGCTAAGCCAGATACGGAGATTTATCTAGTCAGGAGTGGCATTAGAAACCGAATTGCGATTATCCAGGACGTGACGATTGAAACCCTTAGCAGTGATTACTTCATTTAG
- a CDS encoding two-partner secretion domain-containing protein produces MKTISTLTGAVFWSLFSSTTIAQIVPDTSLPSSSAVSPGCVNCIISGGTQSGRNLFHSFERFSVPDGGRAYFNNSALVQNIFARVTGRLRSNINGEIRANGSANLFLLNPNGIIFGRNASLNIGGSFYAATGDRIRFQDGFEFSANPVSPSSLLTVSVPIGIQFGQNPGRIINGSQASRNGFVNTRGEPAGLQVGTGQNLVLLGRGVYLDNGNLTARSGGISIIGIAPLSQVELTRDGESRFTPTYSNPLNLSDIELTSSQIDTSGFENSSFENTSTLPTSNQSGGAIQLWGRNISLSNESIITSSSYALTGGNLQAFGSESIVLSNQSSLGTFAERVGNAGDVLVRTRDSITLTDISSIASQARENSSGNAGNLSIQTGQLLVRSGSAIEASTFGQGRGGNIRIQATAMEVTGANRRAFVDLYGNHIAPGMSPSSISSQADTTSGELGAGDITIDTQRLQVTDGGFISSATFSPGDGGNLTINASESIMISGTSRFPTRNERRSGVFVSAEPEAMGNVGELNINVDRLAVEDRAEISAKNRGSGQPGLATLNVGDLTVQGGGEISASTLDGTGNGGTLRINADRILVTGSGMIEAEQIPSGISASSVFLGNAGNLNISASRIIVEDGAEISVSGDNLGAAGNMTIAAEQILLNRGRLSASIQNGSGANISLRDSDILLLQGESRISASASDDAVGGNVDIFTPNGTVVATNSNNDILANAVRSRGGNITIEAQTILGLEERRSLPVNTTNDIDASSQFGAPGTVTFITPDVDPSRGTAALPIEIVDASQLIAGNCLTTGNTARARGEFTITGRSGLPASPIDVLRAEMLLTPLPSFKQS; encoded by the coding sequence GTGAAAACTATATCAACCCTTACAGGAGCAGTTTTTTGGAGTCTGTTCAGTAGTACCACAATTGCTCAGATTGTCCCGGATACTTCTCTGCCTAGTTCATCAGCGGTATCACCCGGCTGTGTCAACTGCATTATATCGGGCGGAACTCAGTCGGGGCGTAATCTGTTTCACAGCTTTGAGCGGTTTTCAGTTCCGGATGGGGGAAGGGCTTATTTCAACAACTCAGCATTGGTACAGAATATCTTTGCTAGAGTGACAGGGCGATTGCGCTCCAACATCAACGGTGAAATTCGAGCCAACGGTAGTGCCAATTTATTTCTGCTGAATCCCAACGGTATTATTTTTGGTCGCAATGCCTCGTTGAATATTGGTGGTTCATTCTATGCTGCAACGGGTGATCGCATCCGGTTTCAAGACGGTTTTGAATTCTCTGCCAACCCAGTTTCTCCCTCATCACTCCTTACTGTCAGTGTCCCCATCGGCATCCAGTTTGGGCAGAATCCAGGGCGGATCATTAATGGCTCTCAGGCAAGTCGGAATGGATTTGTCAACACACGGGGAGAACCTGCTGGCTTACAGGTGGGAACGGGACAAAATCTTGTTCTTTTAGGGAGGGGCGTCTATCTGGATAATGGCAATTTGACTGCGCGATCGGGAGGAATATCAATTATAGGCATTGCGCCTTTAAGCCAGGTTGAATTGACTCGTGACGGAGAGAGCAGATTTACACCAACCTACAGCAACCCATTAAACTTATCAGATATTGAGTTAACAAGCAGTCAGATCGACACCAGCGGTTTTGAAAATAGTAGTTTTGAAAACACCAGTACGCTGCCTACATCAAATCAAAGCGGAGGTGCAATCCAACTTTGGGGAAGAAATATCTCGCTGAGCAATGAATCCATTATTACCTCCAGTAGCTATGCATTAACGGGTGGCAATCTACAGGCGTTTGGATCAGAATCCATTGTGCTGTCCAATCAGTCTTCGCTAGGCACGTTTGCAGAGCGGGTAGGAAACGCAGGAGATGTGCTTGTTCGTACCAGGGACTCTATTACTCTCACAGACATTAGTTCCATTGCATCCCAAGCCCGTGAAAATTCTTCAGGAAATGCAGGAAATCTCTCAATTCAAACCGGGCAATTGTTGGTTCGGAGCGGTTCTGCGATCGAGGCTTCTACTTTTGGTCAAGGGCGTGGAGGTAACATTCGCATTCAGGCAACAGCAATGGAAGTTACGGGAGCAAATCGGCGGGCTTTCGTAGACCTCTATGGCAACCACATTGCACCAGGCATGAGTCCGAGCAGTATTTCTTCTCAAGCTGATACGACCAGTGGAGAATTGGGCGCAGGGGATATCACGATCGATACTCAGCGTTTGCAAGTTACTGATGGAGGATTTATTTCTTCAGCCACTTTTTCTCCTGGAGATGGAGGTAATTTAACAATCAATGCGAGTGAATCGATCATGATTTCTGGAACGTCCCGCTTTCCAACTCGCAACGAGCGTCGTAGCGGTGTTTTTGTCTCCGCAGAACCCGAAGCAATGGGCAACGTTGGGGAACTGAATATTAATGTCGATCGCCTGGCGGTTGAGGATCGAGCAGAGATTTCTGCTAAAAATCGGGGTTCGGGTCAGCCAGGGTTGGCAACGCTTAATGTGGGTGATTTAACGGTGCAGGGGGGAGGCGAAATTAGCGCCAGCACATTAGACGGAACGGGCAACGGCGGAACGCTGCGAATCAACGCCGATCGAATTTTGGTTACGGGCAGCGGCATGATTGAGGCTGAGCAAATTCCAAGCGGCATCTCTGCCAGTTCAGTTTTTCTGGGCAACGCAGGGAACCTGAACATCAGTGCATCCCGTATCATTGTTGAAGATGGCGCAGAGATTTCTGTAAGTGGTGATAATTTGGGCGCGGCAGGGAATATGACGATCGCCGCAGAGCAAATTCTATTAAATCGGGGCAGACTTTCAGCCTCAATTCAAAATGGGAGCGGTGCAAATATCAGCCTCCGAGACTCAGATATATTACTGTTGCAGGGAGAGAGCCGTATTTCAGCCAGTGCTTCTGATGATGCGGTCGGTGGCAACGTGGATATTTTTACACCAAATGGTACGGTTGTAGCGACAAACAGCAATAATGATATTCTGGCGAACGCGGTTAGGAGCCGGGGCGGCAATATTACGATCGAAGCCCAAACTATTCTTGGATTGGAAGAACGTCGATCGCTTCCGGTAAACACGACAAACGATATTGATGCCAGCTCCCAGTTTGGTGCCCCTGGTACTGTTACCTTTATTACGCCGGACGTTGATCCCAGCCGAGGCACTGCCGCACTGCCGATCGAAATTGTCGATGCTTCTCAGCTCATTGCGGGAAACTGTCTGACAACGGGTAACACTGCTAGAGCCAGAGGCGAGTTTACGATTACCGGACGGAGCGGTTTACCTGCCAGCCCGATCGATGTTTTGAGAGCGGAAATGCTGCTTACCCCTCTTCCATCATTTAAGCAGAGTTAA
- a CDS encoding IS701 family transposase: MVEPRAARPTLRFVDEYCEWYAPLFPEVRSFEAFKYLHVGMISELKRKTLPAIAKAVGLDNEQGLHHLLTKSPWSVTRLRQIRLKLILKLLDGQAVILLIDETGDCKKGKHTDYVKRQYIGNVGKKENGIVAVTAYALFRGMILPLSFEVYKPKERLKAGDEYKTKPQIAAEMIRELLSLGFRFELVLADSLYGESKVNFIRVLESLNLPYIVAIRSNHGMWLPQDQEVTCEPWQAFRRTFSNGKTEVRYRSEIIYGKRRTVRYWLLTTNPQTLPDNSTTYVMSNAPEVKLDEIGDRYGERTWIEYGLKQSKDALGWADFRVTHYKQIERWWEIVMSAFTMVSLFADAFNRECPLSHQIFAQHSWWNSQRGWKHLLNNLRLVIEPWIALNRLKPWLEVFEIPSFIQGFIQLIQRMQQFYCPIMHDLLLRRVLFNSA, translated from the coding sequence ATGGTAGAACCTCGTGCGGCTCGTCCTACCCTGCGCTTTGTCGATGAATATTGTGAATGGTATGCCCCGTTGTTTCCCGAAGTGCGAAGCTTTGAAGCCTTCAAATACCTGCATGTGGGCATGATCTCAGAACTAAAACGCAAAACGCTACCAGCCATTGCGAAAGCAGTGGGCTTAGACAATGAGCAAGGCTTACACCACCTATTGACGAAATCGCCCTGGTCGGTGACGCGATTGCGACAGATTCGCTTAAAGCTCATCCTCAAGCTCCTAGACGGGCAAGCCGTGATTCTGTTGATTGACGAAACGGGCGACTGTAAAAAGGGGAAGCACACCGATTACGTCAAGCGACAATACATCGGCAATGTGGGTAAGAAGGAAAATGGCATCGTGGCAGTGACCGCTTATGCCCTATTTCGTGGCATGATATTGCCCCTATCGTTTGAGGTTTACAAGCCCAAAGAGCGGCTCAAAGCGGGTGATGAGTACAAAACGAAACCGCAGATTGCTGCGGAGATGATCCGTGAACTGCTATCGCTGGGATTTCGGTTTGAATTAGTGCTTGCCGATAGTCTGTACGGCGAAAGTAAAGTCAACTTTATCCGTGTATTGGAGTCGTTGAATCTGCCCTACATCGTGGCGATCCGGTCGAACCACGGGATGTGGTTGCCCCAAGACCAAGAGGTAACCTGTGAACCCTGGCAAGCCTTTCGGCGGACCTTTAGCAATGGCAAAACCGAAGTTCGCTATCGCAGCGAGATTATTTATGGGAAACGTCGAACGGTTCGCTACTGGTTGTTAACGACTAACCCACAAACGTTACCGGACAACTCAACCACTTATGTAATGAGCAATGCGCCGGAGGTCAAACTCGATGAGATTGGGGATCGCTACGGCGAACGAACCTGGATTGAGTATGGACTCAAGCAGAGTAAAGATGCTCTGGGATGGGCGGATTTTCGCGTGACCCATTACAAGCAGATTGAGCGATGGTGGGAGATTGTCATGAGTGCTTTCACGATGGTGAGTTTGTTCGCTGATGCCTTCAATCGGGAATGCCCTTTGTCTCACCAGATATTTGCCCAACACTCTTGGTGGAATAGCCAACGGGGTTGGAAACACCTGCTGAACAACCTGCGCTTAGTGATTGAGCCCTGGATTGCTTTAAACCGACTCAAACCCTGGCTTGAGGTGTTTGAAATCCCATCCTTCATCCAGGGATTTATCCAATTAATCCAGCGGATGCAGCAGTTTTATTGCCCCATCATGCATGACCTTTTGCTACGGCGCGTCCTCTTTAACTCTGCTTAA
- a CDS encoding beta strand repeat-containing protein, whose product MSRLPLLYRQLLFVQTVFGSMAVTLCPCYPATAEIVSDATLPQNSRVDRQRNLRIIEGGTQRERNLFHSFREFSVPSNETAFFNNGSAIDNIFVRVTGENRSLIDGKIQANGTANLFLLNPNGILFGRNASLNIGGSFLATTGNSISFADGTEFSAANPQSSPLLTVSTPVGLQFGANPQPITNRSRFPTNITFPVGLQVATAQTLALIGGQIRFEGGAVTAASGRVELGAVGASSSGSQVSLLLSDEGFSLGYENVQTFRDVRLRDRATVNAGEEGGRGIQIYGSTIALSGQSLILSDTQGRESGGTISINAARSVILRDGSNIATFTNGVGRAGNVFINAADSIQIFGTAPSNRAERPSPSTIGSQVGGLGEENLDAITGRGGNVTLNTNTLTIENGGAIEASTFARGTAGNITIRAASAIELSGVSVFGSGVRGEQPSGIFAQVALGAIDNAGDAGNITIQTGDLTLLEGAQISSAARTGGQGGSIRISANNSVRLSGRSPNATPVIGRSGIFVSAERSAVRDAGQLNIRTRQLTVENGGEISANNFGPGVGGTITLDLDRLTVRSGGDIRASSNFDRDLGAAGNLIVRAREVLLDDGRLTVETGAREGANIVFRNLELLSLLNQSLISAQAFNDANGGNVRIDAPNGFVVASLAENSDIFAKAVLGEGGRIDITAINVLGLEERIATPLTNDIDASSDFGIDGQVILNTPDVDPSRGTAELPIEIVDASQLIGANCLTTGSIARTRGEFTITGRSGLPASPIDPLRTEGAISQWIELELFGERSDNLPEDLPGDLPVNLPGDLPVNQNSPLSAQNLESDRILEAQGWIVGAQGEIMLVAEAPVATPVPDARIACGGNGVGVVEGQKE is encoded by the coding sequence ATGTCACGTCTCCCATTGCTATACCGCCAGTTGCTTTTTGTGCAGACAGTCTTTGGGAGTATGGCAGTAACTCTATGCCCCTGTTACCCTGCGACGGCAGAAATCGTTTCAGATGCAACCTTGCCACAAAACTCCAGAGTCGATCGCCAAAGGAACCTGCGAATCATTGAAGGCGGAACGCAGCGCGAGCGTAATTTATTCCATAGCTTTAGGGAGTTTTCAGTTCCAAGCAATGAAACCGCTTTTTTTAACAATGGAAGTGCGATCGACAATATCTTTGTGCGCGTCACGGGTGAAAATCGTTCCCTCATCGATGGCAAGATTCAGGCAAACGGTACAGCAAATTTATTTCTGCTAAACCCTAATGGAATTCTGTTTGGTCGCAATGCCTCGCTGAACATTGGCGGCTCGTTTCTGGCAACAACAGGCAATAGTATTAGCTTTGCCGATGGAACTGAATTTAGCGCAGCCAATCCTCAGTCCTCGCCGCTGTTGACCGTGAGTACGCCAGTTGGCTTACAGTTTGGCGCTAATCCGCAACCCATTACCAACCGCTCTCGATTTCCAACGAATATTACGTTCCCCGTTGGATTGCAGGTCGCTACCGCTCAAACGCTGGCACTCATAGGAGGACAAATTCGGTTTGAGGGTGGAGCAGTGACGGCTGCAAGTGGGCGAGTTGAACTGGGAGCTGTCGGAGCCAGCAGTTCAGGCAGTCAAGTCAGCTTACTGTTGTCAGATGAAGGCTTCTCTTTAGGCTATGAGAACGTTCAAACCTTCCGCGATGTTCGGTTGCGCGATCGTGCCACTGTTAATGCAGGCGAAGAGGGTGGACGTGGAATTCAAATTTACGGCAGCACCATAGCACTTTCTGGACAGTCGTTAATTTTGTCCGATACTCAGGGGAGGGAATCGGGTGGCACAATTTCGATTAACGCTGCTCGCTCGGTTATTTTACGGGATGGTTCAAACATTGCAACTTTTACAAATGGAGTGGGTCGCGCAGGAAACGTCTTCATCAATGCGGCTGATTCAATTCAAATTTTTGGCACAGCGCCTTCTAATCGGGCAGAGCGACCTTCTCCCAGTACTATTGGCTCTCAAGTTGGAGGATTAGGTGAAGAAAATTTAGATGCTATTACAGGTAGGGGAGGTAACGTCACGCTGAATACGAATACGTTAACCATTGAGAATGGGGGCGCGATCGAAGCCTCTACTTTCGCCAGGGGGACAGCAGGCAACATTACGATAAGAGCCGCTAGCGCGATCGAACTATCAGGTGTATCGGTTTTTGGTTCAGGGGTGAGAGGTGAACAGCCCAGCGGTATCTTTGCTCAGGTTGCATTAGGCGCGATCGACAATGCAGGAGACGCAGGTAATATCACGATTCAAACCGGAGATTTAACGCTATTGGAAGGCGCACAAATTTCCTCAGCGGCTCGAACGGGTGGGCAAGGCGGCAGCATTAGAATCAGTGCTAACAATTCTGTCCGACTCAGTGGACGATCGCCTAATGCAACTCCTGTGATCGGACGGAGCGGTATTTTTGTCTCTGCGGAAAGAAGTGCAGTCCGGGATGCGGGACAGCTCAACATTAGAACAAGACAACTTACGGTTGAAAATGGGGGAGAAATTTCCGCAAATAATTTTGGTCCCGGCGTGGGAGGAACGATAACCCTCGATCTGGATAGGCTGACGGTGCGAAGCGGAGGCGATATCAGAGCCAGCTCCAATTTCGATCGAGATTTAGGCGCGGCAGGCAACTTAATTGTTCGTGCAAGAGAAGTTTTGTTGGATGACGGTCGATTAACTGTGGAAACAGGAGCCAGAGAAGGTGCAAATATTGTCTTTCGCAATCTTGAACTTCTGAGCCTGCTGAACCAAAGTCTAATCTCTGCTCAGGCTTTTAACGATGCCAATGGCGGTAATGTGCGTATTGATGCTCCCAATGGGTTTGTTGTTGCTTCCCTGGCAGAAAATAGTGACATTTTTGCGAAGGCTGTGCTGGGCGAGGGAGGTCGGATTGATATTACGGCAATCAACGTACTGGGTTTGGAGGAGCGTATCGCAACGCCGTTAACAAATGATATTGACGCCAGTTCTGATTTTGGGATTGATGGGCAGGTAATTCTAAATACGCCGGATGTTGATCCCAGTCGGGGCACTGCCGAACTGCCGATCGAAATTGTTGATGCTTCCCAGCTGATTGGGGCAAACTGTTTAACCACAGGTTCGATCGCCCGCACCAGAGGCGAGTTTACGATTACCGGACGGAGTGGTTTACCTGCCAGCCCGATCGATCCGTTGAGAACAGAAGGTGCAATCTCACAGTGGATCGAACTGGAACTGTTCGGAGAGCGATCGGATAATCTGCCAGAGGATTTGCCAGGGGATCTGCCAGTGAATTTGCCAGGGGATTTGCCAGTGAATCAAAATAGTCCGCTCAGCGCCCAGAATTTGGAGAGCGATCGCATCCTGGAAGCCCAGGGATGGATTGTTGGGGCGCAGGGAGAAATTATGCTGGTGGCAGAGGCTCCTGTAGCGACTCCGGTTCCCGATGCGCGTATAGCTTGCGGCGGCAATGGGGTTGGAGTTGTTGAAGGACAGAAGGAGTAA